In Hylaeus volcanicus isolate JK05 unplaced genomic scaffold, UHH_iyHylVolc1.0_haploid 12126, whole genome shotgun sequence, a single genomic region encodes these proteins:
- the LOC128882601 gene encoding uncharacterized protein LOC128882601, protein MYILTGDEIGLVKLLDIDQIKDSKLSSNPAYKQPISASVSNRLKTESYVESSTINHPPVLLNDQITSHTRESQVSCISWNPTVSTKNLQSPSQSVEFDRSETESSLFIGRSNGLVEFYNFPDCFQSTLGCRKRFRLNDGVISCSPCFWSPSTTMENTSSNFCVCVTKNGHCLLVDWNEMEPCKEIVHLIFDANHVRTIPFHQKKIGRTPRSDNARSRNLQHEDSLPSEINICVWEAEHLLWVKSFFNLPGPITCSSMSEAVPSYMAFGGSNNIVKVIDLKTQKPHFTGKNCQTNSLGIEECIDVTSVTFLDQLNNTASSLAVGNGNGRLYLYDTRLCGKPVVDVQICDKTSSIVCIQAQSSLQYTKKAYSCEIHSKKENCFCFQDCQSLCFERKVVEDPLSSDTKLSQQSLAISDNHGTVYLYDIRAMSKKLNQKDEIPNFSFTKKRKTQPLPFQYKPNTIVYCESEKYPIHYETFLRHHLINTKGAITSLCWARLANSPYLVGASLGRFVNVWNTNKKNAGLPAIYLKNKLTACCFIDSSIPFTKNLQTNKDTVSDVELCQAASRASLSEDAFNETSNDYDSSHDSVDDSTEEDE, encoded by the exons atgtacatattaaCAGGTGATGAAATTGGTTTGGTTAAGCTTCTAGATATTGATCAAATAAAAGATAGCAAACTAAGTAGTAACCCAGCTTATAAGCAGCCTATTTCAGCAAGTGTTTCTAATCGATTGAAAACAGAAAGTTATGTTGAGTCTTCCACTATCAATCACCCTCCAGTGCTTTTAAACGATCAAATCACATCTCATACAAGAGAATCTCAAGTATCATGTATATCATGGAATCCTACTGTGtcaacaaaaaatttacaatcgCCTTCTCAAAGTGTAGAATTTGATAG AAGCGAAACGGAgtcttctttatttattggaAGAAGCAACGGTTTAGTAgagttttataattttccagATTGCTTTCAATCAACTCTTGGTTGTCGAAAACGTTTTCGTTTAAATGACGGAGTGATTTCATGTTCTCCGTGTTTTTGGAGTCCCTCGACAACAATGGAAAATACCTCGTCAAACTTTTGTGTTTGTGTGACAAAAAATGGACATTGTCTACTTGTCGATTGGAATGAAATGGAACCGTGTAAGGAAAtagttcatttaatttttgacgCTAATCATGTACGCACGATACCTTTccatcaaaaaaaaattggtagaacTCCAAGATCCGATAATGCTCGCTCCCGCAATTTACAACACGAAGATTCCTTACCCTCAGAAATCAATATTTGTGTATGGGAAGCGGAACATTTGCTTTGGGTCAagtcattttttaatctaCCGGGCCCTATAACATGTTCTTCTATGAGTGAAGCAGTGCCTTCTTACATGGCCTTTGGAGGAAGCAACAACATTGTTAAAGTGATTGATCTGAAGACCCAAAAACCACACTTTACAGGAAAAAATTGCCAAACCAACTCGCTTGGTATTGAGGAATGTATTGACGTAACAAGTGTGACATTTTTGGATCAATTAAATAACACAGCATCATCATTAGCTGTAGGAAACGGTAATGGGAGATTGTATCTTTATGATACGCGTTTATGTGGAAAACCTGTTGTGGACGTTCAAATTTGTGATAAAACGTCTTCAATTGTGTGCATACAAGCACAATCCAGTCTTCAGTATACTAAAAAAGCTTATTCTTGTGAGATTCattccaaaaaagaaaactgctTTTGCTTTCAAGATTGTCAATCGTTATGTTTTGAAAGAAAGGTGGTAGAGGATCCTTTAAGCAGTGACACAAAGCTGTCACAACAATCTCTAGCTATAAGTGACAATCATGGCACGGTTTACCTTTATGATATTCGAGCCAtgagtaaaaaattgaatcaaaaagatgaaattccaaattttagctttactaaaaaaagaaaaacgcaacCTTTGCCGTTTCAATATAAACCTAATACGATAGTTTATTgtgaaagtgaaaaatatccAATCCACTATGAAACATTTCTTCGTCATCATCTTATCAACACTAAAGGAGCTATTACga GTTTATGTTGGGCAAGGCTAGCTAATTCTCCTTACCTTGTGGGAGCATCTCTTGGTCGTTTTGTTAACGTTtggaatacaaataaaaaaaatgcaggACTTCCA gcaatttatttaaaaaataagctAACGGCATGTTGTTTTATTGATTCCTCCATACCCTTTACGAAAAATCTACAAACCAACAAGGACACGGTATCCGATGTAGAATTGTGTCAAGCTGCTTCCAGAGCAAGTTTATCGGAGGACGCTTTTAACGAAACTTCCAATGATTATGATTCTTCTCATGATTCTGTAGATGACTCAACAGAAGAGGATGAATAA